The Bernardetia litoralis DSM 6794 genome includes a window with the following:
- a CDS encoding phosphoribosyltransferase family protein codes for MQSENKSNQVTGQILTAEQIKQKIRRLAFEIYEENFEEKTIILAGIEGMGMILTKLLAEELEKISPLEITQICVRLDKLQPTQSEVVLDCEPSIFENKSIVLIDDVLNTGRTLAYSLRPFLKVRIKELHTAVLIDRGHHSFPIAADFAGLRLSTTLQERIEVILYNEKDNGKKYGVYLH; via the coding sequence TTGCAATCTGAAAATAAATCAAATCAAGTAACAGGACAAATTCTTACTGCCGAACAAATAAAACAAAAAATACGCAGATTAGCCTTTGAGATTTATGAAGAAAATTTTGAAGAAAAAACAATTATTTTGGCAGGAATTGAAGGCATGGGAATGATTCTGACAAAATTATTGGCTGAAGAACTAGAAAAAATATCACCTTTAGAAATAACTCAAATCTGTGTCCGTTTAGACAAACTTCAACCGACTCAAAGTGAGGTAGTTTTGGATTGTGAACCGTCTATTTTTGAAAATAAATCTATTGTTTTGATAGATGATGTTTTGAATACAGGTAGAACATTGGCTTATAGTCTTCGTCCATTTTTGAAAGTAAGAATTAAAGAACTTCATACAGCCGTTTTGATAGACAGAGGGCATCATTCTTTTCCCATTGCAGCCGATTTTGCAGGACTTCGTTTATCTACTACGTTACAAGAACGCATTGAGGTGATTTTGTATAATGAAAAGGATAATGGAAAAAAATATGGTGTTTATTTGCATTAA
- a CDS encoding prohibitin family protein, with protein MNYLKLNSKLILSLLLIIIFSFLLSSCGIVRPGEVGVKQRLGKIKGGVRQAGMYFHNPFFTKIVKVPTRTINMYASLSSLPTKEGLTISCDLSVLFHIEQEYAIKVVQTVGVKNGQDMIMSVLRSSVADVTAQFLAKDLHTSERHEIELAIAKKMTERLGDRGFVVESVLLKSINLPANLSKTIEEKLQAEQRAQTMQFVLEHERQEAERMKIEAEAIRDAQKIINESLSEMTLRYLSIEAFKELSKSNNAKVIITNGKTPFLIHEDGK; from the coding sequence ATGAACTATCTCAAACTCAACTCAAAACTTATTTTATCTCTTTTATTAATAATTATTTTTTCATTTTTGCTCTCTTCATGTGGAATTGTCCGACCAGGAGAAGTGGGCGTAAAACAGCGTTTAGGAAAAATAAAAGGAGGAGTAAGACAAGCAGGAATGTATTTTCATAACCCTTTTTTTACTAAAATTGTCAAAGTACCAACACGCACAATCAATATGTATGCCTCGCTTTCTTCTCTTCCCACAAAAGAGGGCTTGACAATTAGCTGTGATTTGTCTGTTTTGTTTCATATTGAACAAGAATATGCTATAAAGGTAGTTCAAACAGTTGGCGTAAAAAATGGTCAAGATATGATTATGAGTGTTTTACGCTCCTCAGTAGCTGATGTTACAGCACAGTTTTTGGCAAAAGATTTACATACTTCTGAACGCCACGAAATAGAACTTGCCATTGCTAAAAAAATGACAGAACGCTTAGGAGATAGAGGTTTTGTAGTCGAATCAGTTCTTTTAAAAAGTATTAATTTGCCTGCGAATCTTTCAAAAACAATAGAAGAAAAATTACAAGCTGAACAAAGAGCGCAAACAATGCAATTTGTTTTGGAACATGAAAGACAAGAAGCAGAAAGAATGAAAATTGAAGCTGAAGCTATTCGTGATGCTCAAAAAATTATTAATGAATCACTTAGCGAAATGACATTGAGATATTTGAGTATAGAAGCCTTCAAAGAACTTTCAAAATCGAATAATGCAAAAGTAATTATCACAAATGGAAAAACTCCTTTTTTAATACATGAAGATGGAAAATAA
- the ftsH gene encoding ATP-dependent zinc metalloprotease FtsH, with protein MATEKDSKGTKDTKNSKNPNRNNIPKTGGNYQIWLSGLLIALILGAWYLNQSTTVKTYEQDFDKMARAGDIESVKLITNKNIVELTLTEEALKKEKYANELKQKNPFGAIVQKPPHYFLNITSGESFKEDFDKLQAELPADKRIKYDVGQEADFSGMVFTWGFLILILVGFWFLMRRMTGGGAGGQIFNIGKAKVSMFDSESKIKITFEDVAGLDEAKEEVEEVVDFLRQPNKYTELGGKIPKGVLLVGPPGTGKTLLAKAVAGEAGVPFFSLSGSDFVEMFVGVGAARVRDLFKQAKEKAPCIIFIDEIDAIGRSRGGGKQPGSNDERENTLNSLLVEMDGFSTDAGVIILGATNRPDVLDSALMRPGRFDRQISIDKPDIKGREAIFKVHLEPLKVAAEIDAKRLAAQTPGFAGAEIANVCNEAALIAARENKKEIEMVDFESAIDRVIGGLEKKNKIISPEEKEIVAYHEAGHAVAGWFLEHADPLVKVSIVPRGIAALGYAQYLPKEQFLYTIEQLTDEMCMALGGRAAEDIIFGKISTGALSDLERITKMAYSMVSVYGMNPKIGNVSFYDAQRSDFAGKPYSEATAQIIDEEVKEMVERAYTFTKELLTEHKDALETIAQELLEKEVLFQIDLERLIGKRPFDKPTNYEKHTKNGFEDALDGNLDPLS; from the coding sequence ATGGCGACAGAAAAAGACAGTAAAGGGACAAAGGATACCAAAAATTCCAAAAATCCAAATCGTAATAACATTCCAAAAACAGGAGGCAATTATCAAATTTGGTTGTCAGGGCTTTTGATTGCATTAATTTTGGGAGCATGGTATCTAAATCAAAGCACAACAGTCAAAACTTACGAACAAGATTTTGATAAAATGGCTCGTGCTGGAGATATTGAAAGTGTAAAACTGATTACAAATAAAAATATTGTAGAGCTTACACTTACTGAAGAAGCTCTCAAAAAAGAAAAATATGCAAATGAGCTAAAGCAAAAAAATCCTTTTGGAGCAATTGTCCAAAAACCACCTCATTATTTTTTAAATATTACAAGTGGTGAAAGTTTTAAAGAAGATTTTGATAAACTTCAAGCTGAACTTCCTGCCGACAAACGCATAAAATATGATGTAGGACAAGAAGCTGATTTTAGTGGAATGGTCTTTACTTGGGGATTTTTGATTCTTATTTTAGTAGGATTTTGGTTTTTGATGCGTCGTATGACAGGTGGAGGAGCTGGTGGACAGATATTCAATATCGGAAAAGCCAAAGTATCTATGTTTGACAGTGAAAGTAAAATAAAAATTACTTTTGAAGATGTTGCTGGATTAGATGAAGCAAAAGAAGAAGTAGAAGAAGTAGTAGATTTTCTTCGTCAGCCTAATAAATATACCGAACTTGGTGGAAAAATTCCTAAAGGTGTCTTATTGGTAGGCCCTCCTGGTACTGGTAAAACATTGCTTGCAAAAGCTGTTGCTGGTGAAGCTGGTGTTCCGTTTTTCTCTCTTTCAGGTTCTGATTTTGTAGAAATGTTTGTTGGTGTTGGTGCTGCTCGTGTTCGTGATTTGTTCAAACAAGCAAAAGAAAAAGCTCCTTGTATTATTTTTATTGATGAAATTGATGCAATTGGTCGTTCTCGTGGTGGTGGAAAACAACCAGGTTCGAATGATGAGCGTGAAAATACATTGAACTCTCTTTTAGTAGAAATGGATGGATTTTCAACTGATGCTGGCGTAATTATTTTAGGCGCAACCAACCGTCCAGATGTTTTGGATAGTGCCTTAATGCGTCCAGGTCGTTTCGACAGACAAATCAGTATTGACAAACCAGATATTAAAGGAAGAGAAGCTATTTTTAAAGTTCATTTAGAACCTTTGAAAGTGGCTGCTGAAATTGATGCAAAAAGATTGGCTGCTCAAACTCCTGGTTTTGCAGGTGCTGAGATTGCTAATGTTTGTAATGAAGCTGCTTTGATTGCTGCTCGTGAAAACAAGAAAGAAATTGAAATGGTGGATTTTGAAAGTGCCATTGATAGAGTTATTGGTGGATTAGAAAAGAAAAATAAAATTATTTCTCCAGAAGAAAAAGAAATTGTTGCTTATCATGAAGCAGGACATGCAGTGGCTGGCTGGTTCTTAGAACATGCAGACCCATTGGTAAAAGTGTCAATTGTTCCTCGTGGAATAGCAGCTTTAGGATATGCTCAGTATTTGCCAAAAGAACAATTCCTTTACACTATCGAACAACTTACTGACGAAATGTGTATGGCTTTAGGTGGACGTGCAGCCGAAGATATTATTTTTGGTAAAATCTCAACAGGTGCATTATCTGACCTTGAAAGAATTACAAAAATGGCATATAGTATGGTGTCTGTTTATGGAATGAATCCAAAAATTGGTAATGTTTCATTTTATGATGCACAACGTTCAGATTTTGCAGGCAAGCCTTATTCAGAAGCAACAGCTCAAATTATTGATGAGGAAGTAAAAGAAATGGTAGAAAGAGCTTATACATTTACCAAAGAATTACTCACTGAACATAAAGACGCTTTAGAAACAATTGCACAAGAACTTTTAGAAAAAGAAGTATTATTTCAAATTGATTTGGAAAGATTAATTGGCAAACGTCCATTTGACAAACCAACTAATTATGAAAAACATACAAAGAATGGATTTGAAGATGCTTTAGATGGAAATTTAGATCCTTTGAGTTAA
- the rsfS gene encoding ribosome silencing factor, which yields MTQKQSVTSQMLSQAVVAGLQDRKGKSITLLDLRDVKNSIADFFIICTGTSDTHVDALKQSVEAATFKQYKQDPWHVEGRENRQWILMDYVDVVVHVFQAEKRDHFGLEELWGDAKITQIPDLD from the coding sequence ATGACTCAAAAACAGTCGGTTACTTCACAAATGCTTTCTCAAGCTGTTGTGGCTGGTCTTCAAGACCGAAAAGGAAAATCAATCACTCTTCTTGACCTTCGTGATGTCAAGAATTCTATTGCAGATTTTTTCATTATTTGTACAGGAACATCTGATACACACGTTGATGCGCTCAAACAATCTGTTGAAGCAGCAACTTTTAAGCAATACAAACAAGACCCTTGGCACGTAGAAGGTAGAGAAAACCGTCAATGGATTTTGATGGATTATGTAGATGTTGTGGTTCATGTTTTTCAAGCTGAAAAAAGAGACCATTTTGGCTTAGAAGAGCTTTGGGGAGATGCAAAAATTACTCAAATTCCTGATTTGGATTAA
- a CDS encoding biotin--[acetyl-CoA-carboxylase] ligase produces the protein MSNYKIHTKGLFIGQNQFYLPSCQSTNESLALYITEQRKKNSNTVFEGTLLWTNHQTKGKGQRGNTWTTQENQNLTFSILLNPIFLSPKESFWITIAVSLGVRDALEQVLKIDYPEIADELKIKWTNDIFITDNEKDQKLGGILIENQISSQAINQSIIGIGININQIFDKNNTENRAISVKELTNKDWNKEDILTEILFFIEKRYLQLRAGKKDSLRADYLSHLFRYQEWHYYKDKIKNQKITGQILGINPEGKLALEIAGQSGKITYFENKEIEFLY, from the coding sequence ATGAGCAATTACAAAATTCATACAAAGGGACTTTTTATAGGACAAAATCAATTTTACCTGCCAAGCTGTCAGTCCACCAACGAAAGTTTGGCTTTATACATTACAGAACAAAGAAAAAAAAACTCAAATACTGTTTTTGAAGGAACTCTTCTTTGGACAAATCACCAAACAAAAGGAAAAGGACAACGAGGAAATACTTGGACAACTCAAGAAAATCAAAATCTAACTTTTTCTATTTTATTAAATCCTATTTTTTTATCTCCAAAAGAATCTTTTTGGATTACGATTGCTGTTTCTTTGGGTGTGCGTGATGCTCTGGAGCAGGTTTTGAAAATTGATTATCCAGAAATTGCTGATGAGTTGAAAATAAAATGGACAAATGATATTTTTATAACTGACAATGAAAAAGACCAAAAACTAGGAGGAATTTTAATAGAAAATCAAATTTCTTCGCAAGCCATAAATCAAAGTATTATAGGAATTGGAATCAATATCAATCAGATTTTTGATAAAAACAATACAGAAAACAGAGCTATTTCAGTAAAAGAACTCACAAATAAAGATTGGAATAAAGAAGATATTTTGACAGAAATACTTTTTTTTATAGAAAAAAGATATTTACAATTACGAGCAGGAAAAAAAGATAGTTTGAGAGCTGATTATCTCTCTCATCTTTTTCGTTATCAAGAATGGCATTATTACAAAGACAAAATCAAAAATCAAAAAATTACAGGACAGATTTTGGGAATAAACCCAGAAGGAAAACTAGCCCTAGAAATAGCAGGACAAAGTGGAAAAATCACCTATTTTGAAAATAAAGAAATTGAGTTTTTGTATTAG